A genome region from Microtus ochrogaster isolate Prairie Vole_2 chromosome 1, MicOch1.0, whole genome shotgun sequence includes the following:
- the Ccdc169 gene encoding coiled-coil domain-containing protein 169 isoform X2, whose product MPVESLNTLLKQLEKEKRSLENQVKDYALKLEQESKAYHRTNNERRTYIAEMSQVSGLNQFSKRQQMDPLPRMKESLVKTGRYNSVNQKIANAKKGPVKKVTRSNHLPKLNP is encoded by the exons ATGCCGGTG GAATCTTTAAACACGTTACTCAAACAACTCGAGAAAGAAAAACGGAGTCTCGAAAACCAAGTGAAGGACTACGCGCTTAAACTTGAGCAGGAATCCAAG GCGTACCACAGGACCAACAATGAGCGCCGCACGTACATCGCGGAAATGTCGCAG GTTTCTGGCTTAAATCAGTTTTCTAAAAGGCAACAGATGGATCCGCTGCCTAGAATGAAAGAGAGCCTGGTGAAAAC tgGAAGATACAATTCCGTTAATCAGAAGATAGCGAACGCCAAGAAAGGACCAGTAAAAAAGGTGACAAGATCAAACCATCTTCCAAAACTCAACCCGTGA